One Edaphobacter lichenicola DNA window includes the following coding sequences:
- the mazG gene encoding nucleoside triphosphate pyrophosphohydrolase: MPEPIPENLPQEVASATDPIAEAVAIMARLRAPSGCPWDREQTFDSIKRHTLEETYEVFDAIERRAWPDLKDELGDLLLQVLFYAQMASEAGYFTIQDVAENLNAKLIRRHPHIFGDVEATDSNAVLRNWEQIKQTEKKASASAQTSQTSMLDEIPRSMPALMEAGKLGSRAAKVGFDWPNADGLFDKLHEEIGELKSELNPSSTASSTTAIEAELGDILFTAVNLARHLKVDPESALRVTNAKFRRRFAAMESAAGDSAALAASSPDQLEILWNQAKNAATEPTRS; this comes from the coding sequence ATGCCTGAGCCTATCCCCGAGAATCTCCCGCAAGAGGTCGCCTCTGCCACGGACCCGATTGCTGAGGCCGTAGCGATCATGGCCCGCCTGCGCGCTCCGAGTGGCTGCCCCTGGGACCGCGAGCAGACCTTCGACTCCATCAAGCGTCACACCCTCGAGGAAACCTACGAGGTCTTCGATGCGATCGAGCGCCGCGCCTGGCCCGATTTAAAGGACGAACTCGGAGATCTCCTCCTCCAGGTGCTCTTCTACGCCCAGATGGCCTCCGAGGCCGGCTACTTCACCATCCAGGATGTAGCGGAAAATCTGAACGCCAAGCTGATTCGCCGTCATCCCCACATCTTCGGCGACGTTGAGGCCACTGATTCTAACGCCGTTCTGCGCAACTGGGAGCAGATCAAACAGACCGAAAAGAAAGCATCCGCATCAGCGCAAACTTCGCAAACATCCATGCTCGACGAGATCCCTCGCTCGATGCCCGCCCTGATGGAAGCGGGCAAACTAGGCTCCCGCGCAGCAAAAGTAGGATTTGACTGGCCCAATGCAGACGGACTCTTCGACAAGCTGCACGAGGAGATCGGCGAACTCAAGTCCGAACTGAATCCCTCCTCGACCGCCAGCTCCACGACCGCGATCGAAGCGGAGCTAGGCGACATTCTCTTCACGGCCGTCAACCTCGCCCGACACCTCAAGGTCGACCCCGAATCCGCGCTACGTGTTACGAACGCGAAGTTTCGCCGTCGCTTCGCCGCAATGGAGTCTGCCGCGGGCGACAGCGCCGCTCTGGCCGCCTCCAGCCCCGACCAGCTCGAAATACTATGGAACCAGGCGAAGAACGCCGCCACCGAGCCGACAAGGTCATGA
- a CDS encoding OmpA family protein — MKIKSACTAVFASALALAFTVGCSTKNYVRSQTAPIIQQTNDLDTKTAADHRNIVDTDERAKTGIAGAQSAANTADQHALAAGQSADTANQSAKEAYNRVDSLSGVVANLDNYKQISDVSVTFAFDKYVLSASDKKQLDDLAANLTNTRGYILEVTGGTDSVGDATYNYQLSQHRADAVVNYLASKYNIPPHKFYLIGIGKDQQVASDSTAAGRAKNRRVDIKLMTNMNSDQPSTAASTKPNGQM; from the coding sequence ATGAAGATTAAATCTGCCTGCACCGCCGTATTTGCCAGTGCTCTTGCCCTCGCCTTCACGGTCGGCTGCTCGACGAAAAACTACGTTCGCTCCCAGACCGCTCCCATCATCCAGCAGACCAATGATCTGGATACCAAGACTGCTGCCGATCATCGCAATATCGTCGATACGGACGAGCGGGCCAAGACCGGAATCGCCGGTGCACAATCTGCGGCGAACACCGCTGATCAGCACGCCCTCGCAGCAGGCCAGTCCGCCGATACGGCTAACCAGTCCGCGAAGGAAGCCTATAACCGGGTCGACAGCCTCAGCGGCGTCGTAGCCAACCTGGACAACTACAAGCAGATCTCCGACGTGAGTGTCACCTTCGCCTTCGACAAGTATGTTCTCTCTGCGTCTGACAAGAAGCAGCTCGATGACCTGGCGGCAAACCTCACCAACACTCGCGGTTACATTCTTGAAGTGACCGGTGGAACGGACTCAGTTGGTGACGCGACCTATAACTATCAGCTCAGCCAGCATCGCGCCGACGCGGTCGTCAACTACCTGGCATCGAAGTACAACATCCCGCCCCATAAGTTCTACCTGATCGGCATCGGCAAAGATCAGCAGGTCGCCAGTGACAGCACAGCCGCCGGCCGGGCGAAGAATCGTCGAGTCGACATCAAGCTGATGACAAACATGAACAGCGACCAGCCGAGCACGGCTGCCTCCACCAAACCGAACGGCCAGATGTAA
- a CDS encoding DUF3311 domain-containing protein gives MVPETEANAKPRTRRSRWVLLLLLPYLGLCFPLVYARSTPELWGFPFFYWYQFVWVMLASGLLAIVYRKLKT, from the coding sequence ATGGTGCCAGAGACAGAAGCGAACGCGAAACCAAGAACCCGCAGGAGCCGCTGGGTGCTCCTGCTTTTACTACCTTATCTTGGGCTGTGTTTCCCCTTAGTGTATGCGCGTTCCACGCCTGAGCTCTGGGGATTTCCGTTCTTCTACTGGTATCAATTCGTCTGGGTCATGTTGGCATCCGGGCTGTTGGCGATCGTCTATCGCAAACTCAAGACATAG
- the uvrC gene encoding excinuclease ABC subunit UvrC gives MDLHQKIRTLPTQPGCYLYKNAEGEVIYVGKAKNLRARVRSYFLEASQANAKTGTLMREAVDVEYITVANEHEALALENNLIKQKKPRFNILLRDDKTYPYIKLTMNDRYPKVFVTRRLRKDGGAYYGPYFPGNLAYRLVDLIHRSFLIPSCKVDLSRYHPRACLQYYIKRCLGPCLEGLTTPDAYRETIRDVQLFLEGRPNELEQSLTKRMEAAAGAEQFEMAARLRDQIVTVHQMQDKQRMASADNEDADVFGYHFENEMLAVNLFHMRSGKIVDRRDFFWEDLPESLLDAATETVSEVDELEALPRMEPDPAAPAPEIGEGIAIVQHAAVSELGGSFSAGVFFSALLKQLYLDQSYVPRSILVPVEFPDRMLLAEALTERTGKRIEILAPQRGEKRSLVDLVCQNAKQSYDQRFRVLQPGMKAIQEALQDALTLEELPRRIECFDISHIQGAETVASMVVWEDGAMKKSDYRKFQVKTVSGVDDFASMREVIQRRYKRLQEDKKPFPSLILIDGGLGQLHAAYSALEEIGITLQPLASIAKKEEIIYVYGQENEPVVLDRRSPVLHLMQKIRDESHRFAVTYHRKRRQMRDRDSELLSIPGVGPRTRQRLIEHFGSVRGIKQAGPDALTAVVNAATAERIRSYFAAEASGNAVLPVLNEAS, from the coding sequence ATGGATCTTCATCAGAAAATTCGAACTCTCCCCACCCAGCCAGGCTGCTATCTCTATAAAAATGCCGAGGGCGAGGTTATCTACGTCGGTAAGGCGAAGAACCTTCGTGCACGGGTGCGCTCGTATTTTCTGGAGGCGTCGCAGGCTAATGCCAAGACCGGCACCCTGATGCGCGAGGCAGTCGATGTGGAGTACATTACGGTCGCCAATGAGCACGAGGCGCTGGCGTTGGAGAACAACCTCATCAAGCAGAAGAAGCCCCGCTTCAACATTCTGCTGCGCGATGACAAGACCTATCCGTATATCAAGCTGACGATGAACGACCGCTACCCGAAGGTCTTCGTGACACGCAGGTTGCGCAAAGACGGCGGGGCCTACTATGGTCCCTATTTTCCGGGAAATCTGGCCTATCGGCTGGTGGATCTGATCCATCGCAGCTTTCTGATTCCAAGCTGCAAGGTTGACCTGTCGCGATATCATCCGCGGGCTTGCCTGCAGTACTACATCAAACGCTGCCTGGGGCCCTGCCTGGAGGGACTGACCACACCTGACGCTTACCGCGAGACCATACGGGACGTGCAGCTCTTTCTGGAGGGGAGGCCGAACGAGCTTGAGCAGTCGCTGACGAAGCGGATGGAGGCGGCGGCAGGGGCAGAGCAGTTTGAGATGGCTGCGCGGCTGCGAGATCAGATCGTTACCGTCCACCAGATGCAGGATAAACAGCGCATGGCGAGCGCCGACAATGAGGACGCCGACGTCTTTGGCTACCACTTTGAGAACGAGATGCTCGCGGTAAACCTGTTCCACATGCGAAGCGGGAAGATCGTGGACCGGCGCGATTTCTTCTGGGAGGATCTGCCGGAGTCCCTGCTGGATGCGGCGACGGAGACCGTCTCGGAGGTGGATGAGTTGGAGGCATTGCCTCGCATGGAGCCAGACCCTGCAGCGCCGGCGCCTGAGATCGGCGAGGGTATCGCCATCGTGCAACATGCGGCGGTGTCGGAGCTGGGAGGCTCGTTCAGTGCCGGAGTGTTTTTCTCTGCGCTTCTGAAGCAGCTTTATCTCGATCAGAGTTATGTACCGCGATCGATTCTCGTGCCCGTTGAATTTCCTGACCGAATGCTGTTGGCCGAGGCGCTGACGGAGAGAACTGGGAAGCGAATCGAGATTCTTGCGCCGCAACGTGGCGAGAAGCGATCCCTCGTCGATCTTGTCTGTCAGAACGCGAAGCAGTCGTATGATCAGCGGTTCCGCGTGCTGCAGCCTGGGATGAAGGCGATCCAGGAGGCGCTGCAGGATGCGCTCACGCTCGAAGAACTGCCGCGTCGGATCGAGTGCTTCGACATCTCGCACATTCAAGGCGCAGAGACGGTGGCCTCCATGGTGGTGTGGGAGGACGGCGCGATGAAGAAGTCCGACTACCGGAAGTTTCAGGTAAAGACAGTTTCGGGCGTCGACGATTTCGCGAGCATGCGCGAGGTCATTCAGCGTCGCTATAAACGATTGCAGGAAGATAAGAAGCCCTTCCCTTCCCTGATTCTGATCGATGGAGGACTAGGGCAGCTTCACGCGGCGTATTCGGCGCTTGAAGAGATCGGCATTACGCTGCAGCCCCTGGCTTCGATCGCCAAGAAGGAAGAGATCATCTACGTGTATGGGCAGGAGAATGAGCCGGTGGTGCTGGACCGGCGGTCTCCCGTGCTGCACCTGATGCAGAAGATTCGCGACGAGAGCCATCGGTTCGCTGTGACTTATCACCGCAAGCGACGCCAGATGCGCGACCGCGACAGTGAGTTGCTATCGATACCCGGCGTTGGGCCAAGAACTCGTCAACGATTGATCGAACACTTCGGCAGCGTTCGCGGGATCAAGCAGGCTGGCCCTGATGCGTTGACCGCA
- a CDS encoding GNAT family N-acetyltransferase — MNASPHTAISIQSLNSLEHFERCVVLQLEVWGYSDGDVIPRRVFVVAQRIGGQVLGAFDGETLVGFAMSLPGYRDGKSYLHSHMLAVLPQYRNAGIGRRLKLAQRDDAIARGIDLMEWTFDPLEIRNSHLNINRLGAIVRRYQADFYGPSSSPLQGGLPTDRLYAEWWLRSRHVVDLLRGEPQPQQILERITVPHTIYQWKRDAQQRSLARNLQSNNRTALESAFQRGLAVVGYERDPQGNGTFLLGPWKNASEI; from the coding sequence ATGAACGCCAGCCCTCACACAGCCATCTCCATTCAATCCCTCAACAGCCTCGAACACTTTGAGCGCTGCGTCGTCCTCCAGCTTGAAGTCTGGGGCTACAGCGACGGCGACGTCATCCCTCGCCGTGTCTTCGTCGTCGCCCAGCGCATCGGAGGCCAGGTGTTGGGAGCCTTCGACGGCGAGACCCTCGTCGGATTCGCCATGTCCCTGCCCGGCTACCGCGACGGCAAGTCTTATCTCCACTCCCACATGCTCGCCGTCCTCCCCCAGTACCGCAACGCCGGCATCGGTCGCCGCCTCAAGCTCGCCCAGCGCGACGACGCCATCGCTCGCGGCATCGATCTGATGGAGTGGACCTTCGATCCCCTCGAGATCAGGAACTCGCATCTCAACATCAACCGGCTCGGCGCGATCGTTCGGCGCTATCAGGCAGACTTCTACGGGCCCTCCTCCTCCCCGCTGCAGGGTGGCCTGCCCACCGACAGGCTCTACGCGGAGTGGTGGCTGCGCTCCCGCCACGTCGTTGATTTGCTGCGAGGCGAGCCGCAGCCGCAACAGATCCTCGAACGCATCACGGTCCCCCACACCATCTACCAATGGAAGCGGGACGCTCAGCAACGAAGCCTCGCCAGAAACCTGCAGAGCAACAACCGAACGGCCCTCGAATCGGCCTTTCAGCGCGGGTTGGCCGTGGTTGGATACGAACGCGACCCCCAGGGCAACGGCACCTTCCTCCTCGGTCCCTGGAAGAACGCCTCAGAGATCTGA